The Treponema medium genome has a window encoding:
- a CDS encoding OmpL47-type beta-barrel domain-containing protein yields the protein MKKSLFAAAFAALCFSVWAQVPETMSQDYQRAAMQYRNDDKYFVNSDVFFKLNSADKETGLDFVEFSLDGSSFMTYRNPFQILEEGKHDISYRGFDNSKNLEVAKTLSVIVDNTAPKTVLNTTEPLFYKGLAAYCSANTKWYISATDDLTGSGTAGAYIGTDLDALTLHGNGKEDEDAYYSVSEEGPAKIYYTAVDNVGNLAPISVTSVIVDTTAPTVFIENSDRLINKDDAYMIFPSDDVVDEEGRIIVSTKESVAFGATDELSGVDALYVKINDADYVKYIEPLHFSTDTVYNIDVKAIDNVGNVSEPVSYKFYVDKITPASDIEVIDREGNEPATWSIPADGQ from the coding sequence ATGAAGAAATCACTCTTTGCAGCTGCTTTTGCGGCTCTTTGCTTCTCAGTTTGGGCACAAGTGCCTGAAACAATGTCCCAGGATTATCAACGTGCGGCAATGCAATACCGCAACGATGATAAATATTTTGTCAACAGCGATGTATTCTTTAAGCTCAATTCAGCAGATAAAGAAACAGGACTCGATTTTGTTGAATTCTCACTGGACGGTTCAAGCTTTATGACTTACCGCAACCCCTTCCAGATTTTGGAAGAAGGTAAACACGATATCTCATATCGCGGTTTCGATAACAGCAAAAACCTTGAAGTTGCAAAAACCCTTTCGGTAATTGTCGATAATACAGCGCCCAAAACAGTATTGAATACAACTGAACCGTTATTCTACAAAGGCTTGGCTGCTTACTGTTCTGCGAACACCAAATGGTATATTTCGGCAACCGATGATTTAACCGGTTCCGGAACTGCCGGAGCCTATATCGGCACGGATTTAGATGCTTTAACGCTCCATGGTAATGGAAAAGAAGACGAAGATGCTTATTATTCTGTAAGCGAAGAAGGTCCTGCAAAGATATATTACACGGCTGTTGATAACGTCGGCAACTTAGCTCCTATTTCGGTAACATCCGTTATCGTTGACACAACCGCTCCTACTGTTTTCATTGAAAACAGTGATCGGCTTATCAATAAAGATGATGCATATATGATTTTTCCGAGTGACGATGTTGTTGACGAAGAGGGACGCATTATCGTTTCTACAAAGGAATCGGTTGCGTTTGGTGCAACTGACGAACTTTCCGGTGTTGACGCTCTGTATGTGAAAATCAACGATGCCGACTATGTCAAATATATCGAGCCGCTTCATTTCTCGACCGACACTGTTTACAATATCGATGTAAAAGCAATCGATAACGTCGGTAACGTATCGGAGCCTGTCTCCTACAAATTCTATGTAGATAAGATCACTCCTGCATCCGACATAGAGGTTATCGACAGAGAGGGAAACGAACCCGCGACCTGGAGCATTCCCGCCGATGGTCAATAA
- a CDS encoding OmpA family protein, whose product MSKLKGILLLLIAAIVMGCATQPQQPKEEKPVVKQQPVETAPAEEKPAEPEKAPEPQQQNAGTETTVYFAPKTYKIDTFTAHKLDSIAELLKAKDVTQIKIVGHCAKLDSTKEEEKLSLQRALAVARYFESTGAFTAGNMTISAEGAEHPEGSHAEISERKHNRRVEIYY is encoded by the coding sequence TTGAGCAAGCTAAAAGGTATTCTTCTGTTGCTGATCGCGGCAATTGTGATGGGATGCGCCACACAGCCTCAGCAGCCGAAGGAAGAAAAACCCGTTGTAAAGCAGCAGCCGGTTGAAACCGCTCCTGCGGAAGAAAAACCTGCCGAACCGGAAAAAGCACCGGAACCGCAGCAACAAAATGCCGGTACCGAAACGACGGTTTATTTTGCTCCGAAAACGTACAAGATTGATACGTTCACCGCACATAAACTGGACAGTATTGCCGAGCTGTTAAAAGCGAAGGATGTAACACAGATAAAAATTGTCGGACATTGTGCAAAATTAGACAGCACAAAAGAAGAAGAAAAACTGTCGTTACAACGAGCGCTTGCTGTCGCACGGTATTTTGAATCAACCGGCGCCTTTACAGCAGGTAATATGACCATATCGGCGGAAGGGGCTGAGCACCCCGAAGGATCTCACGCGGAAATTTCCGAACGGAAACACAACCGCAGAGTCGAAATTTATTATTAA
- the rlmN gene encoding 23S rRNA (adenine(2503)-C(2))-methyltransferase RlmN, translating into MLPEEIAAVCNLPQRFQSMQIFQWIARGCSSFDEMTNLPLKERTRLADEYTPRNTVCETVLKDPDGTVKLGIGLYDGSSIETVLLFDKAARRTACVSCQVGCPMGCTFCQTGQLGCLRNLAPNEIVEQFLHLENICGKLDNIVFMGMGEPLLNLDSIAKTIAVLTHPKGRNLSHRRITLSTSGICKGIYELADRQLDIRLAVSLTTADEALRTALMPVTKANPLGELKKAIRYFNDKTDKRVTLELALLKDVNTSYKAAQQVCAFAEGLNVHINLIPWNPVQQLPYSTPSDSEIRSFYHYLTAENLNVTVRQKRGRTIGGACGQLGKKGSSKST; encoded by the coding sequence ATGCTGCCGGAAGAAATTGCTGCGGTATGCAATTTGCCGCAACGATTTCAGTCGATGCAGATTTTCCAATGGATTGCGCGTGGGTGTTCATCTTTTGATGAAATGACAAACCTTCCGCTTAAAGAGCGGACTCGGCTTGCCGATGAATATACGCCGCGCAATACCGTCTGCGAAACTGTGCTGAAAGATCCTGACGGTACGGTTAAACTCGGAATAGGCTTGTATGACGGCAGCAGTATTGAAACGGTGCTGTTGTTTGACAAAGCCGCGCGGAGAACTGCCTGTGTTTCCTGTCAAGTCGGTTGCCCTATGGGTTGCACTTTCTGCCAAACAGGGCAGCTCGGCTGTTTGCGTAATCTTGCTCCCAACGAAATTGTAGAGCAATTTTTACATCTGGAAAACATCTGCGGTAAGCTTGATAATATCGTGTTCATGGGTATGGGTGAACCGTTGTTGAACCTCGATAGTATCGCGAAAACCATTGCCGTTCTCACTCACCCTAAAGGCAGAAACCTTTCGCATCGACGGATAACGCTTTCTACATCCGGTATTTGTAAAGGTATTTATGAACTTGCGGATAGACAGCTTGATATCCGTCTTGCCGTTTCACTGACTACTGCGGACGAAGCGCTCCGGACAGCATTGATGCCTGTTACAAAGGCTAATCCGCTCGGCGAATTAAAAAAGGCAATCCGTTATTTTAATGATAAAACCGATAAACGAGTAACCCTAGAGCTTGCACTGCTCAAAGACGTCAATACCTCCTATAAGGCAGCGCAACAAGTGTGCGCTTTTGCCGAAGGTCTCAATGTGCATATCAATCTTATTCCGTGGAATCCCGTGCAGCAATTACCGTATAGTACTCCTTCGGATTCCGAAATACGATCTTTTTATCATTACTTAACGGCAGAAAACTTAAATGTAACGGTTCGGCAAAAGCGCGGCAGAACAATCGGCGGCGCTTGCGGTCAATTAGGTAAAAAAGGCTCTTCAAAATCGACATAG
- a CDS encoding SDR family NAD(P)-dependent oxidoreductase, whose product MKKIAVVTGGTSGIGLETVKALSDKGYVVYTVSRRVLDGYIPKCGGHFSADVTDEHALIKVFAEVWEREARLDVCVCAAGFGISGAVEFTKLEDAKKQLDVNFFGAFLTMKTAASYMRKQGFGKILAVSSVAGEIAIPFQAFYSASKAALGKLLEAFAAEVFPFGIQCALIMPGDVATPFTDVRNKSNTGNDVYSGRITKSIAKMERDERCGIPADKLGSFIASLADKKRIGFLYPYNAPYALLISLYRLLPRRLALFIVRQLYAL is encoded by the coding sequence ATAAAAAAAATTGCAGTGGTAACGGGCGGAACAAGCGGAATCGGTTTGGAAACAGTCAAAGCTTTGAGCGATAAAGGTTATGTCGTGTATACTGTTAGCCGGAGGGTACTCGATGGATACATACCCAAATGCGGAGGACATTTTTCAGCGGATGTGACGGATGAACATGCATTGATCAAGGTTTTTGCCGAAGTATGGGAACGGGAAGCTCGATTGGATGTCTGTGTCTGTGCTGCCGGGTTCGGTATTTCGGGAGCCGTTGAGTTTACGAAGCTTGAGGATGCAAAAAAACAGCTGGATGTAAATTTTTTCGGCGCTTTTTTAACGATGAAGACAGCCGCTTCATACATGAGGAAGCAAGGCTTTGGAAAGATTCTTGCGGTGAGTTCGGTTGCGGGAGAAATTGCCATTCCCTTTCAGGCCTTTTATTCCGCATCCAAAGCAGCGCTTGGAAAATTATTGGAGGCATTTGCCGCCGAAGTTTTTCCGTTTGGTATACAGTGTGCGCTTATTATGCCGGGAGATGTCGCAACTCCGTTTACGGATGTCCGTAATAAGTCGAATACCGGTAACGATGTGTATTCCGGAAGGATCACAAAGAGTATCGCAAAGATGGAACGTGATGAACGGTGCGGCATACCGGCGGATAAACTCGGTTCTTTTATCGCATCGTTAGCGGATAAAAAGCGGATTGGCTTCTTGTATCCCTATAATGCTCCCTATGCTCTG